In Setaria italica strain Yugu1 chromosome IX, Setaria_italica_v2.0, whole genome shotgun sequence, the genomic stretch gcGGCGTCCTCGTAGTAGTagtcgcccgcccgcgccggcgcgcgcctCGTCCGCACGAAGGACCGCCGCGCCGAGCAGCCGAGCCTGtccgcgtcgccgccgaggccggcgAGCGCCTGGCGGGCCTTGGCGGTGCCGTCGGCAGCGTTGTAGGGCGACTGGTGCGCGACGGGTACGTCCTTGTCGAAGGGCTGGGAGCCGACCCACTCCTCGAGCCAGCTCCAGCGCTGGGTGAGCGCGTCGGCGGCCTCGTCCctggacagcggcggcggccgccggatgcccagctTCTCGCTCTGCACGGAGGCGTACTGCAGCGCCCGCACGCGCTTGAGCGCGGCCTCCTCCCGGCTCCGCGACATGGCGCTCATCTCCTCCTTGGAGAAGATGCTGCTGTCCCACCCCTTGCTGccagcctgctgctgctcctgcgcgCAACACAGAAGACAACACTGGATCAGAGAGACCATACCACCCGAATCATAGGCCGCCATTCTTCCCCTACCGACACCGTGCAGAAGCCATgcacggcggccgccacggccggcggctGGCCAAACTGTGAACGTGGTACACGATCGGATCGCACTGTGTACGCGTCCTCCTCTCTGCAACATCTATGCTAGCAGTAGATCCCGCggtccacacacacacacctgcCACTTCCAGTACGAGGCCGCGGTCCACGCCCTGCACAGGGAGCAGCAAGTAGCTGGCCACAGCGCAGCACGGCTGGAACTACTCCGGACGCGTCGAAACAGACCAGGAAGGCAGGTCGCGCGCTACTGTGCTCTACTGCTACTCTGCAGCTTGCGACCCACGTGCACGGCGACCAAAGCCCGATGCAGACCTATACGCGGGGGGTAGAGTTGGAGTAGCTTCGGTCCCGGGACACGAGGCGGCCCGGCCGGCAACCCCAAGAGGAGTCACCGCACGTCGCACGGGCATGTGGCGTGCGCGCCCATCGGACGGCACGCCGACGCGACGCGCCTCCGCCTTGCCGGCCGCCCGCCGACCCTTCTACGGTTCTACCCACATGCCGCGCATGTGCGGCGCCAATCATTCGCACGTTCGCCTCCGCGGCACCGCTTCCGGCGGCCAGCGGAACCGGAACCGCCTGGAGCAGGACAGGCGTGACTTACGTGGACCGCGGCGGCGTAGAGCTCCCGGCTGcgccgcagcagcagggcgtcgtcgtcgtcgtccgcgccGTCGAGCGCGTTCAGGTGGTCGGGGCCCCCGGCCTTGGAGCGGTGCCGGGCCTGGATCCTTATCAGGGACTCGAGGCCGCGCAGGGTGGCCGCCGTCTGACGGCGCACCGCCTGCCCCCGAATCAGCGCTTGCAGCCGCACCAGACCCTTGAGCGCGCGCAGCGCCCGCCGAGCCTGCATTCAGAGTGACCAGCGTCAGTCAGTGACATGGATGTTGCCCCCCAGAAAGCATGGCAAAAGCGGTCCAATTCACTAGTGATCCCCGTTACAAAATCGAGAATTTGCATTGCTGGATCAACTAGCCGTGTCACGTACCAGGTACCCGCGGTAAGCAGATTGGATCAAGACGGCGGCATGCTCCTCCTGCTCaagcggcgggggcgcgggctGCTGGCCGGTGAGGCGGacgacctcggcggcggcgtgcgcagCGGCGACCGCAGCCTCGGCTGCCGCCGCGGTGGCAAGGGCGACGGTCATGGCGTGCTTGCTCTGCTCGTCCTCCGCCTGCCTGATCTCGTGGTCTgcagccgcggccgcgggcgccggcgccggcgccggcgccgggagggCGAACGAGTGCTGCGTCCTCAGCTTCCCCGGCAGCCACCGCTTGCTCTTCGACTTCTGCGCAGGAATCGATCGTCATCATCCGCCATTGCCATGGACACCGATCGACAAAGCTTGCCTCCTCGATCGAAACACAAGGCTAACACAAGAAAAGTGACATGAGGGGTGATCGAACCTTGTCAGCTCTCGGTTTCTCCTTGGGCTCGGAGGAGGTGAAGAGCCGTCTGATGCGCTCGAACcagctcctcctcttcttctccttctccatgtCGCCGGGCGAGCGATAGTGGCTACTGGCGACGCTCTATCTGCCGAGTGATGACTATCTGAAGCAAAAACACGCATCACTACATCAGCATCACCAGACATGCAAAAGAAAACTCAAATAAAAACTAGAGGattaaaaagaaagaataaagaAGCGGTTGTTCACACGTCTCGATCGCGAGATCCACGGAAATATAGACTGAAAGTGTGGCAGGACGGAACTTTGCCGGGAACACAATCCACACTAAATGCCCGCGCAAATCAAGAAATCAGCAAGGAATTTCTGTCCTTGAACCAAAGAAAAATCAGGAGGGTCGCCATTGCCGACGCCAGCAATCCGAAGCCTGAACGCCTCCGCTGGTGACACAGATGCGTCATGGCAATAAACAAGAACTGAACAGACACCAGAAAGAAACAGGCCAGCAGTCAAACATGACAGGAACTCGTCGCCCCTGAATCTGAGCCGCTCTGTTCCCCTCCGGATCGAGAGGGATTGGGAGACGCGACAGAGGAACAAATCGCCATCGGGACAGGAAGGAGCCGAAAATCCCGAGCACCTACCTGCCTGTCCTGATCGACTCCTCCCGGGTCTTGAGGGGATCCAATCCGACGCTCTCCGCTTCCGGCGGGGAGCTAGCTGGACGGACAGCTGAGGACACGGGACAGGCGGCTCAGATAGACGAGAAGCTGTCGCGCTCACTCGCGCCACATCGGAGAGGAGAACAGGGGAGTCCAGTGGGAGGCCAGCGGGCCGAGCTCCCCATCTGAAAGAGATGGACAAGGGAGGCAACCCCACATCCACACGAGAATCTCTCGCGCCTGTCCAATTTATTATATACTAGAGAATAGAGATGGCACGTTtgcagagagggagggagccCTCGAGATGGGGCAACTCTGGCGAGGCACCCTTCGCCTTCCGCCATGTCTGCTCgcatcgtcgtcatcatcacgACCCTGACCTGCATGTGGGTTGGTTTGCCCAGCTTTGTTCTTTGACTGACGGTACGGGGGAAAGAATACGAGAATACAGGTGGCCTGTTACTGACAGTAAATGGGCATTCGACGGGTTCTTCGAATTCCAGCGGTTTTTGGACTCGTGCGGTCACTCGCTCCTCATGGCCGGCAGTGGCCAATGCAATCGAGCACTGGTACTAGCAGCACTGCAGCACAAACAAGTGGGCCCCGCTGGAGAGGAATAAAGAAGGAAAAGCAGGCAGCGAAAGTGACTCCCTGACGCGGCGAGCGCAGTGCCTGAAAGTCGTTGCGGCCGCGCACCGGCGCCCTGCATGGGGAGATCTGATGAAAAGCCGAGAAAAATACAGGACTCGCTTTCGTGCGGGGACGCCAGCCAGCATCCGGGTCCGGGTCTCCCGTGCACATGTCACTCCACAGTCCGCACTCGGCAGCTCGATCAGCCCCCAAAGTATAATAATAAAACAAAATATAGTCCATTAACTAATAACTAGAACATTCGATGGACGAATTAACCGTGAGTAATTCAGGGCGTTGATCGATTCTTCTCGGCTAGAGCTGGGATCCCATTGAATAAAGAGGCATTTGCTCCATTCATGTCCAGGAAAAGTGCCCAATCGACTCGCTTTCCGCCGGGCAAAGCTGGGCCTTCAGATCCAATCCGCCATGTGGGGGCAGGCAGGCAATTATGGCATCAACCATGTGGCAGGCCATGCTCCTCCACTGAGCAGGAGACCCAGGGCACAGGGAAATGGATCCTCAGATGACCCGAGCACAGAAGCAGCCGTTCACAAGCGCTAGGAAGTCATCTGTTCTGATGAACAGAACACTGACAAGcttgttttccaaaaaaaaaaaagaacactgacaaagctaaacatggagaaaaaggaagagacaGGCTCTGACGTGATTCGTGCCAAATCACCCCGCCACAGGCTTCCTCGGCCACTGATCCTGGATTACGCGACGCTAAGGAGTGTTTGGGACTAAATGTgaaataattataaaactaattgcataagtcgtggTTAATTCGGCGAGATAAATGTATTCAACCTAACTAGTTAGCACATATTCACTATAGcctggactaattagacttaatagattcgtctcgcaaattagccttcaattatgcaattgattttgaaattaacctatatttaatactcctaattagtacagTTTGAGAGGTTGGATGGAATAGGGAACTGAACTGAAGGAAACGGTGACACTGCATAAACTAGCTGGTGTTCTTTAGGTGCTGATCTGCAGTGTACTGATATACTGTCGCAATGGAGGATAGAGGTCATTCAGGGTGGTTGGGTAGCCCAAATAGCCAGTCCAGAAACAAGGCTGCGTCCCACACACGCATCACAGATCAAGCGAGGGCGCCTTATCCCCTTCCCTGTTGAGATGCAGTCTGCACATGCTGAGACCTGCATATGCATCCAACTTGTGGTGGGGGCATGTGGAGCCTCCTACAAACATCCTCACAAACATGTTGCACGCCCTGCTGCGGCCAGTTGTTCAGGACTTGGGGTCCCTGCCAGAGATTTTGGCACCCCCAAATTGTTGTGGTTCAGAGAAGTGGCTACTGGTTGCTGGTGGTTAGTGCAGTGAAACTGAAGTGGATAAATGGAATCGAGTTGATTTTTGAAGGTTTGGTACTTGCTAGTCCAGTAGTTAACTGATGTTGTCTGGCTCCAAGATCCAACGGCCAACTCTGGTTGACTCTGAGCTGAACTGGGAAATCTAACTCCCTCTTGAGAACTTAACTCCATTGGGTAGTGGTAGCATCCTCCTGTTACTACTGTGCTACTGAACATTTGAATGAAACCAAGTGGTGCTTGTGGTTGGCATGAGGTGCACTACATTTTCAAAGCTCAAGGTGTAATTTTTGTGCTGCTAATCAGTGCTCTCATCGTTAAAAATGCAATGCACATTTCATTTCAGAAAGCCATTTCCTCCTGCATCTCAATCGTACCGAATGGTTCCGGAGAACAGTTAACAAGAATCCCTTTCGTTGATCGAATTTACGTAGTTGGCACGTACAAAAGTTGATGGCAAAGGTTGTTACTTGCTCACTCGCTTGCTCCGTCCACATCGTTTCACGGAAAAGTACCCTATCTAATTCTCCTCTCATGGGCGCAAAAAAGGGTACTATAGGCTGGCCTTTTCCGTGGTGAATCAAAGAGGCGATGCTAACACGGTGCTAGGATGACGCATATGCTATGTCCTGCTCCGAGCCATCAGGTGGCTGCTAACCAAACCAGCTGGATCTCTAGGTTTTCATTAAGTTCAGTGCCTTTCCTGTCCGTGAGGATCGGAATGCAGTCAATGGCAGGGGCCACATGGCTAACGATGTTTCAACGAAATTAGCCTGCACGAAGTGATAGTACTCCATCTGTTTTCTTTTCTGTGGTTAGTCAAAGACCTGCAAATCTGCTTAGCCACCGCTACTTAGGAGCTATAAACCGGAAGTGCAGGGCTAAATTGTTCAGCTACAAGTACTACCTCCGTATCGAAAAACAGtattaactttttctttgaccatttgtcttattttaaaaaattatgtaagtacTATTCATTTTGTTTGTGACTTACTTCACCATCAAAGGTATTATAAACTTAACTTATCTTTCCGTGTATTTacgataatttttttaataagatgaatggtcaaagaTCACAAGAAAAAATTAACAGCATAGatattttgatacggagggAGCTGCATAATTTTCTGCAAAGTTTGCAAACATGCTGAGGAGATGATGCTTGAGATTCGTGTCTGTCCACGCGTGATGACGATGTGGGCCGGCCCATCGTACGGACGCTCGGaaatcgtcgtcgtcatcggctGAGTGAGACTGAAGGAATGGGCCCGGTTTTGGGAGAACGAACAAGGGCCACGCAGAGATACAGAATTTGTGAATTGTGACCGGCTGACGGCCCAGTTACACGCGGCAGCCGCAGCAGTGCCCATCCTGCGTGAAGGGGACGACGGCAGCTGGCTGACGGCGGTGTTCTCTCGTGCGTGGAGAAGCCTAACGTAAGGCCAGAGCAGGCGGAGGGATGTTCACCATGTTTGTGGCCTGGAATAGCAGTCAGCAAGCTGGCTATCAATTGCGACTGCCAAGCTATAGGTTTCTGTAATCATGTTGCTTGCTTCCCTTGCTGTGCTCAAACAGCTGCCGCTCACCAGAGGCTCGGTGAAATGTCCGATAGGGGCTTGTGTTGTGGTTACTGTGTCATTCAAGATTGATTGCTGCTGATTTGATTCCAGGTCAATTCTGTTTAGCAAAGCATGCTCTATTTCTTCCTCAAATCGGCAGGACCTCCCTCCCTACTTTCTGTCTATTGCCCGCTCTCTCTACCGTATGCTCCTAACATAACATGTATAACAACATGGTTTCGACTGTTTTCATGATCCTCCTCGTAGTATATGTTTTAATTTTACTTTGCTATTCAGTGAAACGCTGACATATATGTACCTTACAAAAGTATATTTGAGGACATGCAATTGGCGTGCAGTGCTGAAAATTATGATTGACATATACTTTCTTTCAATTTTTACCCACCATTTTCGGTACGAATCTACATAATTTAGTAGCAATGTAAAAAGTATCTTTGTAGATTTAGCTATGGTTTTTATTTGCATTAATTTATTTCAGGTTCACAATAGTTCGATTTTTATTATGGCTATAAGCTTGTATAAAGAGTCTGTGATCTTTGCAGATTTAGCTATGGCCTTTCTTTGCAGTTGGACTCGAAATTAACAAGAAATAAACATTGTCAATTCATATCAGGCATGCTGGTACAGACATAGATGCTCTTATGTCCTCGTAAATTGTGCAAAGATTTTGGAACATAGATATATGCGGTTTTTTATATGGATTTTGGAGAGGGGGGCGAGGGTGTGGTGGACAACTGGGTGGAAACATGACTATCTAGATGGTTTAATAACAAGCCAAGAGAAGAGAAGGGCTTCATGGCAATGCGAGGTGAGACAGTGGGTGCCAATGGCGTGAGTTAGAGCTAGTGGAAGCAGGAGAGTTATGATAGGGAACTCGTGTAAGTAACAAATGCATCTCatcaaataaataataatatttCTGATGCAACCTTTTTGTCATGTTTATTATGTTGTTTCGAAAAATAGTAGAGTAGTCAAATTGGTCAAAAAAATGGAATAACATTACCTGCCCATTTAGGGATCGGTAGGAGGGGAGCTTGAGCCCCCTTCCCTCTTTGTGCAAGATTTGGCTCCACGTGCGGGAGGAATTTAGGTTATATTTTAACATATTTTTCTATTATTTGAAGGTAGACTTTCAATCCTTATCTTCTAATAAAATATATCATTTATGGTTAAAAAACGAGTATTTTAGAAAACTAACGGTAGAATTTGTAAACACTATTCACACTTACATACAAAATGCATAGGTATtgacataaaaaaatatattgctgAATGGTGTTTGTAGTTGATGAACTTTTGCTATAACGTTAACATGCTCGAACATTCTTAACTTGCTTAGTCTTATTGGATGCTCTTGGAATTAAATTTCAATATGTTTGGTTAGCCTAAAAAGTTCTTTCAAACTCTGTACATAGTTGATCCAACCTCAAATTTTGACTTTGTTAGTCTTGATGAATCGAGTCAAAGAAGCCATAGTGAAAAATGATGAGCCATACTGTTATCAATAAAAAAACGTTACATATAGTCTTTTTTTTAAGAACGTATATAGTCCTCCAAATGTTACATTTGTATCAAAATTCAACAAAGCAATTGCCAGTAAAAAGAAATCAAAACCTTTTTCTTCAAAGCTGGTAAGTATGATTTTGATGAACCATGTGACAGCTAGTTGAGTCTATAACATGCCACTGACTTTATGATCTGCAAAAcagattttttaaaaatatatttttgaccTTATCGGTTGTCCATAATAAAGGAATACTAATAAAAAGGTCGCAGTTCAACACTCGTATTTACTTTTTAGTTGAAGATcctgaggaaaaaaaaactagatttGTATCACGACTAATTACTCTTTAAAGTTTGAACCTTCAAATACATGTCATACGAATAGAAACATTGGGTCATACTGTCATAACTACATGTGAAACGGAGGGCAGTGATTTTATGAAAATTTCTTCTTAAAAGTCTTTGACTTCGAAAAGAAATTTTACATGAATCTGTGGGGAAAGAAAAACAAACGAAACTGTTTTAGCGCGGCACGGCAGCAGCCGATCAGATCtccaccgtcgtcgtcgtcgccccctctccctccttccCGATCTCTCAAATCGACAAAATCCCCGAACTCCTTTCCAGCCTCTCTGCCCTCCCCACCCACCCGCCCACGCGCGCCAGATCACGCGCCCCAGCACCGcgaccaccggcgccgccgcggcgtccggaGCAGGCGGCGAGCGTCGTCACGCAGCGTAGGCTCGTCTCGCCGGGGCGGGCAAGATGAGCGGGCACGACTCAAAGTACTTCTCCACCACCAAGAAGGGGGAGATCCCCGAGCTGAAGGAGGAGCTCAACTCCCAGTACAAGGTGCCCCCACCTTAACACCCTCTCCGTCCCTGCCTCGCTCTCGTTGCGTGACCTGCTACGCCTGTGGATTGGTCCCTGCGCGTGGATCCAGATCTGGGCGCGGCGTTGGGGTTCCAGGCGCGGCCACTCCTAGATCTGCGGGTCTCGGTTGGTTTCTTCGTGGGGTATGGGCGTGTTGGGAGATGGGATTTTGCACCGAAAGTGCACATTTCGGTGCTATGTTGGGATGAATGAGCTGGAATTTGGCAATTTGCAGAAGTCAGCGCTGATATGAATGGGGCTGCTCGAGCTACGTTAGACCTGTTCGGACAGAAATGGGGTTGGATTAGAATGATACGAATGGATTGATCTCTGATCCATCTGAAGCTTGGACTGTAGCCACTCAGTAGGAACTTGTTTGGATCATCTCATGGTTCAATTTATGCTTGGATGAATTAGCTGGAGGTTAGGCTGCTTCTTTGGTGGGTCGCATTGGATAAGTGTAGAAACCGCAAAATGTATGCACATGGGTTCATAGCAGTTCATTTCATCTACGATGTCTGGACATACTCTTTTTATATCCACGTACACATCTTCTCATTTCGTAAATTGTAAATGATGTAGAGCGCACATCTTGTTGCTCAATAAACTGTTTTCAATTATTTATCTATGCTTCATGTGCAATCGTGCGCATGTGAAATAGTGACACATTAAGGTGTGCTTGGTTGGATTCACTACTTTTCTGTGCCCCAAGCAAACACACGCTATTCCAATTTTTTGGTGTTTGGTGAATTCAAGGTGTGTTTTGTATCCAGTGGTGATGCCAAAGTTGTTTCTTTGTCTGTGTATTCGTCTTTTTGGCTATACATTGAAGTGTTCCACATATGCTGTAAATGTGTTCCACATATGCTGTAAATGATGTTTATGGCTGaacgaaacaaaaaaaaacttatcCAATAGGTAAGCAGTCATACCATGTGCCCTCACTGTTCACAAATTAGTTGGCTCAAGATGATGTCAAATATCATGTTCTCATCATGGTACCAATTTATGTATTATTTAGGCGTTTATTGTGAGATTACTTGGGGAGTCAAATTACTATGTACTGCGGACCATGGTAGTTGGGCCTTGTACActgttattaaaaaaataagtaCCTTCACTGAGGTGCTACCAAAATTATCATTGTTGTTGCAAACAGAAACAAATTAAGGATTCTATAATTTTGGGCTGTTTTATGCCATCcaagtttttttatttgattttcgGTAAGTATAATGTAGTTTCTGCAATTTCTGATGTCTAAGGTTTGAAATGTGGCTTGCAGGACAAGAGAAAGGATGCTGTCAAGAAAGTGATTGCTGCCATGACTGTTGGAAAAGATGTCTCATCATTGTTCACTGATGTCGTGAACTGCATGCAGACTGAGAACTTGGAGCTCAAGAAACTAGTATATTTGTATCTCATCAACTATGCTAAAAGTCAGCCTGATCTTGCCAT encodes the following:
- the LOC101778520 gene encoding protein IQ-DOMAIN 14 isoform X2, with product MEKEKKRRSWFERIRRLFTSSEPKEKPRADKKSKSKRWLPGKLRTQHSFALPAPAPAPAPAAAAADHEIRQAEDEQSKHAMTVALATAAAAEAAVAAAHAAAEVVRLTGQQPAPPPLEQEEHAAVLIQSAYRGYLARRALRALKGLVRLQALIRGQAVRRQTAATLRGLESLIRIQARHRSKAGGPDHLNALDGADDDDDALLLRRSRELYAAAVHQQAGSKGWDSSIFSKEEMSAMSRSREEAALKRVRALQYASVQSEKLGIRRPPPLSRDEAADALTQRWSWLEEWVGSQPFDKDVPVAHQSPYNAADGTAKARQALAGLGGDADRLGCSARRSFVRTRRAPARAGDYYYEDAAPCSPAPFPGYMASTASAKAKFRSMSTPKERSAGTDAFSEHCFPFADRMLSPIPSMSPIPSIASDMGFARSTRPPAAQRSPRVKGPMTPARSRSRRSPSHHSFGSEAALHQLQMEHYTPVR
- the LOC101778520 gene encoding protein IQ-DOMAIN 14 isoform X1; this encodes MEKEKKRRSWFERIRRLFTSSEPKEKPRADKKSKSKRWLPGKLRTQHSFALPAPAPAPAPAAAAADHEIRQAEDEQSKHAMTVALATAAAAEAAVAAAHAAAEVVRLTGQQPAPPPLEQEEHAAVLIQSAYRGYLARRALRALKGLVRLQALIRGQAVRRQTAATLRGLESLIRIQARHRSKAGGPDHLNALDGADDDDDALLLRRSRELYAAAVHEQQQAGSKGWDSSIFSKEEMSAMSRSREEAALKRVRALQYASVQSEKLGIRRPPPLSRDEAADALTQRWSWLEEWVGSQPFDKDVPVAHQSPYNAADGTAKARQALAGLGGDADRLGCSARRSFVRTRRAPARAGDYYYEDAAPCSPAPFPGYMASTASAKAKFRSMSTPKERSAGTDAFSEHCFPFADRMLSPIPSMSPIPSIASDMGFARSTRPPAAQRSPRVKGPMTPARSRSRRSPSHHSFGSEAALHQLQMEHYTPVR